The Campylobacter concisus nucleotide sequence CCTGGTGCGATTTTGTGTAAAGACGGTGATACTTTTTTGGTAAAAACACAAGATAGTTTTGTAAAAGTTGTGGAATATGAATATGATGGAAAGATTAAGGTGGGAGATAGATTTGATGTCAAATAGTGTTTTTATCATAGCTGAAGCTGGGGTTAACCACAATGGTGATATAAATTTAGCTAAAAAGCTGATCGACGTGGCAGTCAAAGCTGGCGCTGACGCGGTAAAATTTCAAACCTTTAAGGCTCAAAATCTTGTTTCAAAAAACGCACAAAAGGCTAGCTATCAAAAAGAAACTACCGATAAAAATGAAAGCCAGTTTGAGATGATAAAAAAGCTTGAACTGGATGAGAACACACATAAAGAGCTTATAGCCTATTGCAAGAAAAAAAATATCACATTTCTCTCAACTCCTTTTGATAGCGACAGCATAAAGCTTCTTGATGAGCTTGGGCTTGACACATTTAAAGTCCCAAGCGGCGAGATAACAAATTTACCTTATCTTAAGCAGATAGGCGGCTTAAATAAAAAGATCATTCTCTCAACTGGCATGGCAAATTTAGGTGAGGTAGAATCCGCGATAGAAGTACTTATAAAAAGTGGCACGAAACGTGAAAACATAAGTCTTCTTCATGCAAATACGCAGTATCCAACACCGATGGAGGATGTAAATTTAAAAGCGATGATAACACTGAAAAATGCCTTTGGTCTTGAGGTCGGATATAGCGATCATACGCTTGGCATTGAGGTCGATATCGCAGCGGTTGCCATGGGTGCAAAGATCATAGAAAAGCACTTTACTCTTGATAAAAATATGCCCGGACCTGACCACAAGGCTAGCCTTGAGCCAGATGAGCTAGTGGCGATGGTTAGAGCTATTAGAAATATAGAACTAGCGCTTGGAGACGGACTAAAACACTTTAGTAAAAGCGAGAGCGAAAATATCAAAATAGCTAGAAAGTCGATCGTAGCAAAGTGTGATATAAAAAAAGGTGAAGTCTTTAGCGAACAAAATATCTGTGTAAAACGCCCGGGAGACGGCATAAATCCTATGAGATGGGATGAGGTGATCGGAAAAATTTCACAAAAAGATTACAAGCAAGATGATCTGATATGAGAAAAATTTGTGTAGTGACAAGCACTAGAGCAGAATATGGCCTACTTTACTGGCTCTTAAAAGAGATCGAGGCAGATAGCGAGCTTGAGCTTCAAATAATTGCCACCGGCATGCACCTAAGTCCTGAGTTTGGACTCACATACAAAGAGATTGAAAAAGATTTTAAGATAGATAAAAAGATAGAAATTTTAGGCTCTTCGCACTCAAAACTTGATATATGTACTGAAGTGGCAAAGGTTTATGAGAAATTTGCCCCAGCTTTTAGCGAACTTAAGCCAGATATATTGGTACTTCTTGGCGATAGATACGAGATATTTGGTGTAGCTGGCGTGGCTAGTATCATGCAGATACCAATAGCACACATACATGGCGGAGAAACCACCCAAGGGGCATTTGACGAGGCTTTTAGGCACAGCATAACAAAGATGAGCCATATTCATTTTGCAGCTACAAGAGAGTATGCAAACCGCATAATCCAGTTAGGAGAAGAGCCTAGTAGAGTCTTTAATGTCGGTGGGCCTGGCATTGAAAACATAAAAAAACTAAATTTACTAAATAAAGATGAGTTTGAAAAGTCTATAAATTTTAAGCTTGCTAAAAAAAATATACTAATCACTTTTCATCCAGTAACGCTTGAAAATGGCAGCGCAAAAGAGCAATTTAGCGAGCTTTTAAAAGCAATAGATGAGTTAAAAGATACAAATTTTATCTTTACAAAAGCAAATAGCGACATAGATGGTGATGTGATAAATAAAATGATAGATGAGTATGTGAGTAAAAATTCACAAAAAGCTGTGGCATTTGCTTCACTTGGACAGCTGAGATATCTAAGTGCGATAAAATTTGTTGATATAGTCCTAGGAAATAGCTCAAGTGGCCTTTTGGAAGTTCCAAGCTTTAAAAAAGCCACCATAAACATAGGTGACAGACAAAAAGGACGTGCAAAAGCTAGCAGTGTGATAGACGTTAGGCCCGTTAAAGAAGAAATTTTAGCCGCTATAAAAAAAGTATATTCAAAAGAATTTGAGCAAGTTTTAAAAAATACCATCAATCCATATAATGGTGGTAATTCAAGCAAAAAAATGGTTAAAATTTTAAAAGAGATCGAGCTAGAAGGTATTTTGAAAAAGAAATTTTATGATGTAAAGATATAAATAATGAAGAATATAGAAAACATAAAGCTAAAACAAAATGCCACTATAAAGGAAGCCTTGGGGATTATAGATAGCGGAGCTATGCAGATAGCTTTAGTTGTTGATGATAAAGATAAGCTTCTTGGAACACTGACTGACGGCGATATAAGAAGAGGTATATTAAGAGGGCTAGACCTTGACAGCTCTATAGAGACGATCATTTATAAAGAGCCGGCTGTTGCAAAAATTTCTAGCACAAAAGAGGAAATTTTAAAGATAGCATTACCTAAAAAACTTCACCAGATACCAATAGTAGATGATAACGGAATAGTATTAGACTTAAAAGAGATAGAAGAGCTTGTTGAACCAAAGATCAAGACGAATAGAGTCATTCTAATGGTGGGGGGGCTCGGTACTAGGCTTAGACCACTCACGCAAGATACTCCAAAACCGATGCTAAAGGTCGGAAATAAGCCGATACTTCAAACGATAGTTGAGAAATTTGCAGAATATGGCTTTGTAAATATCACGATGTGTGTAAATTTTAATGCAGGCATCATCAAGGACTATTTTGGTGACGGCAAAGAATTTGGAGTAAACATCGACTATATTTTAGAGCAAAAAAGAATGGGTACGGCAGGTGCATTAAGCCTACTTAAAGAGCGACCAAACGAACCATTTTTTGTAATGAACGGCGATCTTCTTACAAATGTAAATTTCGAACATATTTTTAACTACCACACGCTAAATAAAGCGACAGCTACAATGTGTGTAAGAGAGTATGACTACGAAGTGCCTTATGGCGTTGTAAAAATGAATGACAACAAGATAGTAGAGATCTCAGAAAAACCGGTGCAGAAATTTTTCGTAAGCGCTGGAATATATATGCTTTCACCTGAAATTTTAGATCTAATACCACAAAATGAGTTTTATGATATGCCTACGCTGTTTGAAAAGCTAATAAAATTAAGTAAAAATGTTATATCATTTCCGATCAGAGAATATTGGCTTGATATTGGACGCATAGAAGAATACCAAAGAGCAAATGAAGAATATAAAAAAGTTTTTTAATGTATAAAAATAAGAGATTTTTAGCGATTGTGCCAGCAAGAGGGGGCAGCAAAGGGTTGCCTGGAAAAAACATTAAAGAATTGTGCGGAAAGCCGCTTATTGCATGGAGTATAGAGGCTGGGCTGAATAGCAAATATTTAGATGAAGTCATGGTTAGTACTGATGATGAAAAAATCGCAGAAATTTCTAAAAAACATGGTGCAAATGTACCCTTTTTAAGACCAAGCGAATTGGCAAGCGATACTGCTACAACCTTTGATGCCGTAAAACATACTATAGATTATTATAAAAATGAATTAAAAAAAGAGTTTGACTATATTGTTTTATTAGAGCCCACATCGCCTTTGAGAGAAAATGGTGATGTAGATACAATGATAGAAAAAATAGTAGATAATCAAGAAAAATTTGACTCAATATCTAGCATAGGGGAAGTGCATGAGCATCCATCTATCATGAAGAAAATTTTAAATAATGGTTATATCGTGCCATTTTGTAAAGAGCTCAAATTTACTACAAGGCGACAGGATAATGAAAAGGCATATTTTCCTTATGGAGTTGCTTATATAGTTAAAATAAAAAATTTTCTAGAAGAAAAAACATTTTATACGCAAAGAAATACTTTTTATGAGATAAAGCGATATCAATGTTACGAAATAGATGATCTATATGATTTTTTGGCAATCGAAAATATAATGAAATACGAATGGAGATTGAAATGAATTTTCTAGTAATCGGTCTGGGCTCAATGGGTAAAAGAAGAGTTAGAAATTTAATTGCGCTTGGCTATAAAGATAGTATTGCTGGTTTTGAGCCAAGGGAGGATAGAAGGTGTGAAGCTGAAAGAAAATATAGTATTAAAACTTATGATAGCCTTGAAAAAGCAATGAGCGAATTTAATCCGGATGTATTTATAATATCCACTCCTCCAAACGTGCATATGTATTACGCATATTTGGCTGAAAAAAACAATATCAACTGTTTTGTAGAGGCTTCTGTTGTTGAGGCTGAAAAAATTTTAGAATTATCAAAGAGAATAAAAGATAAAAAAATTTTGATAGCACCATCTTGCACAATGAAATATTATCCTATTTCTATAAAGATAAAAGAACTGATTAATAAAAAAGCAATAGGTAAAATCCTTAATTATAACTATCAAACTGGTCAGTATTTGCCAGATTGGCACCCTTGGGAAAAAATAGAAGACTTTTATGTTTCAAATCCTGATACTGGTGGCTGTAGGGAAATAGTTCCATTTGAGTTAACATGGTTAAATGATATTTTCGGTGACTCTAGACCACTGGCGTGCGTGAGAAAAAAAATAACAGATATTAATGCTAATATAGATGATATATATCATTGTATTTTAGAACATTCAAATAATGTATTGGGAAATTTAACTATAGAAGTAATATCAAAACCTAGAGCTACTAGGGAAATGAGAATATTGGGTTCAGAAGGTGAAATAGTTTATAGTGCAGATAATAATGAACTCAGATACATAAATACTAATATGAATGATTGGAATAGGATAAAATTTGGCACAGGAACAGTAGAAAGTGGATATATTAATCCGGAGGAGCCATATATTAATGAGTTAAAAGATTATATAAATAGTATAAAAGAGGTCAAAAACGGAGAGGTGCCGACATACCCAAATAGACTAGAGGATGATTACAGGGTATTGCAGAACTTATATAAGCTAGAAGAAATAAGCGAGGGAAGACATGACTTATCAAGATAGATTATTAAAAGCAATACCGGGCGGTGCCCATACTTACAGTAGAGGATTTGACCAGTATCCAGCCAATGCCCCACAAATTTTAAAAAGAGGGAAAGGCGCATATGTATATGATGAAAATGGTAGAGAATTTTTGGACTATGGAATGGCGCTTAGGGCTGTAAATTTAGGCTACGCAAATGAAGAAATAAACAAAGCAGCGATCGAGCAAATAGAATTTGGAAACAATCTAACTAAGCCTAGCGTGATAGAGCTAGAGGCTGCTGAATTATTAATAGATATGATAGATAGTGTTGACATGGTTAAATTTACTAAAAATGGCTCAACCGCAACAACAGCAGCTATCAAACTTAGTAGAGCATATACTGGAAGGGAGCTGGTTGCAAGATGTGCAGAGCACCCATTTTTTAGCTATGATGACTGGTTTATTGGCTCTACTCAACTTACCAAAGGTATACCTCAAAAGGATACTGAGGGCACAAAGATGTTTGGTTACAACAACATTGAGAGCTTAGAGAGGCTTTTTGATGAATTTCCTAATCAAATAGCTTGTGTGATTTTAGAGCCGGCTACAACAGAGCACCCAAAAGATAATTTTTTACATAAAGTAAGAGATCTGTGTCATAGAAATGGAGCAGTATTTATACTTGATGAGATGATAACTGGCTTTAGATGGCATCTAAAAGGGGCTCAATATTATTATGACATTAAACCTGATTTATGTACTTTTGGAAAGGCAATGGCAAACGGATTTTCAGTTGCGGCTATAGCTGGAAAAAGAGAGATAATGCAGCTTGGCAGTATAGAATTTGAAGGAAAAGAAAGAGTTTTTTTACTATCAACAACACATGGTGCAGAGATGAGTGGATTAGGCGCATTTGTTGCGGCTATGAAATTTATGAAAGAGAATAATGTGGTTGAGTATATTTGGGGTTATGGCACAAAACTAATCTCAATGATAAATGAGCTTGCAAAAAAATATGAAATCGAAAGAAATTTCGTAGCAGGCGGTATAGAGTGTAGTCCGTACTATTTGACTTTTGATAAAAATGGTCAAAATTCTTTAGGGCTTAGAACTCTTTTTTCTCAAGAAATGGTCAAAAATGGCGTGCTTATTCCTTGGGTGGCACTTTCTTATGCTCATGGAGAAAATGAACTTACAAAGACAAAAAACGCACTAGAAAAAACTTTTGAAGTTTACAAAAAAGCAGTTGATGAGGGCTATGAAAAATATTTAGTAGGTAGCCCTATCAAGCCAGTTTTTAGAAGATTTAATTAAGGAAAAATAAAATGATTTTGGAGAATGAAACAATACAGTTAAGGCCATATATTTTAGAAAAAGATAACTTGATTTTAAGAGGACAATATCTAGAGTGGATACAAGATTACAATAATATAGAATATATTAATTCAATATCATTGCTAATGAATGATAGTTTAGATTTTATAGAAAGTAGCTTTAGTAGATTCACATCAAAAAATTCCCAGGGTTTTTTCATTTATCATAAAGGTAATAAAAAATTTATTGGTACAGTAAAATTAGACAAAATTGATTTCTTCAGGCAATCTAGTGAATTTGGCATAATGATTGGCGAACAGAACTTTAAACATCAAAATATAGGGACATTTTCAATGGAATTAATTTTGGACTATTCTTTTAGAATCCTTGGTCTACATAGGGTATGGGGTGGCTGCGCTGCAAATAATATTGGTATGCAAAAACTTTTTAAGAAATTTAATTTTAAAGAAGAAAGCAGACAAAGAGAAAGTATCTATGTCAATGGTGTTTATCAAGATGGTATTTTTTACGGACTATTAAGGAAAGAATGGAAGGATGGTTTAATATGAGTAGAATTTTTTGGTGTAAAAAGTGTTTAAATATGTCTACTAGACCAAGAATTGAATTTAATGAAGATCAAATTTGCAATGCTTGTCAGTGGAGCGAAGAAAAAAAAACTTTAAATTGGAATGATCGAAAAAAAGAATTAATAGAAATAATAAATAAATATAAAAAGTCTAATGGTCAATATGATTGTATAGTTCCGGTTAGTGGCGGAAAGGACAGTTCTTATGTTTCATATAAACTGAAAAATGAATACGGTATAAATCCTTTGACAATAACGGTAAAGCCCGGAATAGTTTTTGATATTGGAGAAGAAAATCTAACAAATTTTATATCCTCAGGATATGATAATATTACAATAAGACCAAATTTGAAAGTTTTAAAACAAGTTGATAAAATCGGATTTATTGAATTTGGAAGGCCAATGCTAGGATGGCAAACAATTATACAGGCTTTTATCCCAAAAATAGCAAAAAATTTTAATATACAAATGATTTTTTATGGTGAAAATGGCGAAATCGAATATGGCGGTTCTACTAAAAACAAGAATGTACCTTATGGAAGTTTCGAGTTTGTTAAAAATATTTTGCTCTCAGATACATACAATAGAATAATTAATAGCGGAATAGACAACAACGACTTGGAAATGTATAAATTTGATGAGGATATTATTTTTGGTAAAAGCAAGGTACTAAGTCTATATTGGTCTTATTTTGAGCCTTGGGATTCGTATAGAAATTTTAAAATTGCAGAAAAATATTGTGGTCTTACTAGTAAGAAATCACAGGAAGGCTCTACTTATAATGATTATTCACAAAATGACACAAGTTTATATGATCTACATACATACCTAATGTATTTAAAATTCGGTTTTGGTAGAGCTTCACAGGATGCTGGTATTGATATTAGAAGGGGTGCTATTTCTAGAAAAGAGGCGATAGAATTAGTAATTAAATACGATGGTATATTTCCAGAAATATATTTAGAAGGATACTTGAAGTATTATGATTTGACAAAGGAAGAGTTTGATAATATTATCGACAAATGGGCCAACAAAGATTTATTCTTTAAAAAGGATGGTGTATGGATTCCTAAATTTAAAGTTGGAAATGATTTTCAAATAGGCTAAAACCAATGAAAATCGCTGTTGTATCATTGAGCTAATGTTATAGGTTTAAAATGGTTTTTAAATTATAAAAATTTATACCATCATTAAAATTTAAAAATTACATTCACATTAAGAGTCTGATTTAGAGATATATAAAGTTTTGATAAAATATTGAAATATATTAATACAGCAAAAGAACTTTATGAGGAGATATGATAGTGCTTAAAGATAAAGTTGTAGTTATAACTGGTGGAGCAGGTCTTATAGGAAAGGAGTTTGTAAAAGCGGTTGTTGAAAATAATGGTATGGCTATAATAGCTGATATAAATGAAGAGCTTGGTCTAAAAGCAAGGCTTAATCTATCGCGAGAATTAAACACTGCAAATATAGATTTTATAAAAGTTGATATAACATCAAAAAACTCTTTAAATAGCTGTATAGATTACTTAGACAATAAGTATAAAAAAATAGATGCTTTGGTAAATAATGCCTATCCTAGAAATAAAAATTATAGTAAGCATTTTTTTGATGTTGAATATGAGGATTTTGTGCAAAATTTAGGCTTAAACCTTGGCGGATATTTTATAGCTTCACAACAGTTTGTACTTTACTTCAAAAAGCAGGGATATGGAAATATTATAAATATAGGATCAATTTATGGCGTTGTTGCACCTCGATTCGAGATATATAAAGATACACATATGACTACGCCAGTTGAATATGCAGCCATTAAATCAGGGCTTATTCATCTTACAAAATATATGGCAAAATATTTTAAAGGGATGAATATAAAGGTAAATGCGCTAAGTCCTGGCGGTATATTTGATAACCAGCCGGAGCCGTTTTTGGAAAAATATAAAGATCAGTGTCTGAACAAGGGTATGTTAAACAATAGTGACTTAAAAGGCACCTTGGTGTATCTGCTGAGCGATATGAGTAGATATGTAAATGGTCAAAATATCGTAGTTGATGATGGGTTTAGTTTATGAATATACTTAAATATGTTAAACATATATTAAGCTTATCTAAAAGGGGAACATTTTTAGATTATATTATTTATTATTTAAAGGCCATTCCAAAAGTTAAACGACTTAAAAAAATTGACTTCTCGAATATAACTATATATTTTAAGAAAAACTCTAACTCTGTAAAATCAGATAGAAATGTCTTACTAGAATTTTTTTCTGATTATCCAGCAATGGTTCATAATATCTGCAATAGAAATTTACTTTTAGAAAATATAAAAAATACAAATAGTATTGCTTTACTCCAGCACAATTCTGATATTAAAATGAAATACTTAGCAAGAGTATATGGCATAAATAAATTTACATCTGTGTATACATATAAAAATATTTTATATAGATATATGTCATTGATATTTCTAATTAAAAATTTTAAATTCTTTAAATATAAAAAAATATATGGCTGGAGCATAGTTTGTGAAGGGATTGAAATAGGTGACCTGATTTATGATCAGTTTTTAAGATTTTCAAATTTACCTACTTATAGAAAAATTGATTTAAGGTTTTTATTATATATATTTAATTCTATAATATTATTTTATAGATACAAAGATATATTGGTAGAAAATAAAATTACTGATATTATTTTATCTCATGATGTGTATGCTGATTGTGGGATATTTTTTAGAGTAGCTTGCTTAGTTAATCCAGATATAAAATTTTATAATGGTGATACAGTAAATCTTGGTTATTTGACTGTACAAAATGCCACAAAAGGTCATATTAAAAAGCCAAGGGTTCTTTATAAAAATGATACGGTAGCAATATTTTCTAAATTTTCTAAAGAAGCATTATTAAAAGAATATGAGAATATTATGCTACTTAGAACTAGCGGGAAAAATCATAAAGATATTGATAATGCAAATGTATACTTGAGTACAGATATAAATAGCATTGAGGAATTAAAATCCAAATATGCAGTTCATCAAGAAGGTAAAAACTTTTTTGTATATTCGCATGCTTTTGTTGATGCCGTTAGATATTTTGAAACTCTTTATTCGGATTATTACACTTGGTTATATGAGACTTTGATTTTATTGTCAAAAAAAACTTTAAAGCATAATTTTTACGTAAAAGCCCATCCTTCTGAACATTTTTATAAATGTGATGTGACCGTGAAAAGTGTTGTTGATGAAATAAATTCTAAATATGGAGCTAAGTTTATTTACCTAGATAAAAAAATCAATAACAATATTGTATTTAAACAGGCAGACGCTTGTTTCACTTGTGCTGGATCGATCGCTTTTGAAGCACCTTGCTTTGGTGTGCCAGTATTTACCACATCAAATTTTATGAAAGAAGTAAAAACCACTATAAATTCTATGAGCATAGACGAATACAAGAGAAATTTGGAAACTGTAGATAATCTACAAAGGCTTAGTGATGATGTAATAGAAAGAGCAAGATTGTATTTTATTTTGTTTGATAAATATTTCCTGATAGATCTGGAAAATCCAATTAATGATGTTTTTGGGGATTCATATAAGCAGTATGAGTTTATAAATAGTAGTATTTTAAATAGTCCTAAAGTAGCAGAACAAGTATTATTCAGAGCATTTAAGTATACTGTGGCAAATAATTTTTTGTATACCTATAGAAATGAAGTTTAAATAAGCAAAAAGGAGAAGATGGTGGTTAGAAAGATAATAGGGAAGCTTATTCCTACACGAGTTAAAAAGCAATTGAATAATTTCAAAATATTGGCTTATGGTTATTCTCAATATGGTACTATAAAAAAATGGGATTGTGTCGATGCTTGTGGCAATAAAATACCTTGGTATACGTATCCTGCTATAGAATTCTTAAATACTTTTGATTTTTCTGAAAAATCTGTTTTTGAATTTGGAAGTGGTAATTCATCAACGTATTGGGCTAAAAAGGCTAAGGATGTTATTTCTGTTGAACATGATAAAGAATGGTTTGAAAAAGTAAATTCTAGTCTCAACAATAATCAAACTTTGCTACTCAGAGAAGATAGTGAGGATTATGAAAAATCTATATTGGATCTTAATAAAAAATTTGATGTAGTTATAATAGATGGTATCAGAAGACCTCAATGCTCAAATTTAATTAAAAATTGTTTAAATTATCAATCAGATGGGGGGGGTATTGTGATATTAGATAACTCTGATTGGTTTAGAGAGACATCAAAATATTTAAGAGAAAAACTAGACCTTATAGAGATAGATTTTCATGGCTTTGGTCCAATAAATGATTATACTTGGACGACTTCTGTATTTATAACAAGAAATTTCAGATTCAAGCCAATTGATAATATACAGCCTATTTTTTCCACATCAGCTATCAAACAGAGCGGGGAATAAATATTGCTACAACAAATACTTAAAAAATTTTTACCTAAAACATTAAAAGAAAAAATTATTGAGTTTAGAAATAATAATTTAGACGGATATGCCACAAAGTCATATTCTCAAGAGGGTGAAGATATGATTTTGAAAAGGTTGTTCGGAGGACAGAAATTTGGTTTTTATGTAGATGTAGGCGCCCATCATCCCAAGCGTTTTTCAAATACATAT carries:
- the neuB gene encoding N-acetylneuraminate synthase, with product MSNSVFIIAEAGVNHNGDINLAKKLIDVAVKAGADAVKFQTFKAQNLVSKNAQKASYQKETTDKNESQFEMIKKLELDENTHKELIAYCKKKNITFLSTPFDSDSIKLLDELGLDTFKVPSGEITNLPYLKQIGGLNKKIILSTGMANLGEVESAIEVLIKSGTKRENISLLHANTQYPTPMEDVNLKAMITLKNAFGLEVGYSDHTLGIEVDIAAVAMGAKIIEKHFTLDKNMPGPDHKASLEPDELVAMVRAIRNIELALGDGLKHFSKSESENIKIARKSIVAKCDIKKGEVFSEQNICVKRPGDGINPMRWDEVIGKISQKDYKQDDLI
- the neuC gene encoding UDP-N-acetylglucosamine 2-epimerase, which produces MRKICVVTSTRAEYGLLYWLLKEIEADSELELQIIATGMHLSPEFGLTYKEIEKDFKIDKKIEILGSSHSKLDICTEVAKVYEKFAPAFSELKPDILVLLGDRYEIFGVAGVASIMQIPIAHIHGGETTQGAFDEAFRHSITKMSHIHFAATREYANRIIQLGEEPSRVFNVGGPGIENIKKLNLLNKDEFEKSINFKLAKKNILITFHPVTLENGSAKEQFSELLKAIDELKDTNFIFTKANSDIDGDVINKMIDEYVSKNSQKAVAFASLGQLRYLSAIKFVDIVLGNSSSGLLEVPSFKKATINIGDRQKGRAKASSVIDVRPVKEEILAAIKKVYSKEFEQVLKNTINPYNGGNSSKKMVKILKEIELEGILKKKFYDVKI
- a CDS encoding nucleotidyltransferase family protein — encoded protein: MKNIENIKLKQNATIKEALGIIDSGAMQIALVVDDKDKLLGTLTDGDIRRGILRGLDLDSSIETIIYKEPAVAKISSTKEEILKIALPKKLHQIPIVDDNGIVLDLKEIEELVEPKIKTNRVILMVGGLGTRLRPLTQDTPKPMLKVGNKPILQTIVEKFAEYGFVNITMCVNFNAGIIKDYFGDGKEFGVNIDYILEQKRMGTAGALSLLKERPNEPFFVMNGDLLTNVNFEHIFNYHTLNKATATMCVREYDYEVPYGVVKMNDNKIVEISEKPVQKFFVSAGIYMLSPEILDLIPQNEFYDMPTLFEKLIKLSKNVISFPIREYWLDIGRIEEYQRANEEYKKVF
- a CDS encoding cytidylyltransferase domain-containing protein, yielding MYKNKRFLAIVPARGGSKGLPGKNIKELCGKPLIAWSIEAGLNSKYLDEVMVSTDDEKIAEISKKHGANVPFLRPSELASDTATTFDAVKHTIDYYKNELKKEFDYIVLLEPTSPLRENGDVDTMIEKIVDNQEKFDSISSIGEVHEHPSIMKKILNNGYIVPFCKELKFTTRRQDNEKAYFPYGVAYIVKIKNFLEEKTFYTQRNTFYEIKRYQCYEIDDLYDFLAIENIMKYEWRLK
- a CDS encoding Gfo/Idh/MocA family protein; this translates as MNFLVIGLGSMGKRRVRNLIALGYKDSIAGFEPREDRRCEAERKYSIKTYDSLEKAMSEFNPDVFIISTPPNVHMYYAYLAEKNNINCFVEASVVEAEKILELSKRIKDKKILIAPSCTMKYYPISIKIKELINKKAIGKILNYNYQTGQYLPDWHPWEKIEDFYVSNPDTGGCREIVPFELTWLNDIFGDSRPLACVRKKITDINANIDDIYHCILEHSNNVLGNLTIEVISKPRATREMRILGSEGEIVYSADNNELRYINTNMNDWNRIKFGTGTVESGYINPEEPYINELKDYINSIKEVKNGEVPTYPNRLEDDYRVLQNLYKLEEISEGRHDLSR
- a CDS encoding glutamate-1-semialdehyde 2,1-aminomutase, producing the protein MTYQDRLLKAIPGGAHTYSRGFDQYPANAPQILKRGKGAYVYDENGREFLDYGMALRAVNLGYANEEINKAAIEQIEFGNNLTKPSVIELEAAELLIDMIDSVDMVKFTKNGSTATTAAIKLSRAYTGRELVARCAEHPFFSYDDWFIGSTQLTKGIPQKDTEGTKMFGYNNIESLERLFDEFPNQIACVILEPATTEHPKDNFLHKVRDLCHRNGAVFILDEMITGFRWHLKGAQYYYDIKPDLCTFGKAMANGFSVAAIAGKREIMQLGSIEFEGKERVFLLSTTHGAEMSGLGAFVAAMKFMKENNVVEYIWGYGTKLISMINELAKKYEIERNFVAGGIECSPYYLTFDKNGQNSLGLRTLFSQEMVKNGVLIPWVALSYAHGENELTKTKNALEKTFEVYKKAVDEGYEKYLVGSPIKPVFRRFN
- a CDS encoding GNAT family N-acetyltransferase, producing MILENETIQLRPYILEKDNLILRGQYLEWIQDYNNIEYINSISLLMNDSLDFIESSFSRFTSKNSQGFFIYHKGNKKFIGTVKLDKIDFFRQSSEFGIMIGEQNFKHQNIGTFSMELILDYSFRILGLHRVWGGCAANNIGMQKLFKKFNFKEESRQRESIYVNGVYQDGIFYGLLRKEWKDGLI
- a CDS encoding N-acetyl sugar amidotransferase translates to MSRIFWCKKCLNMSTRPRIEFNEDQICNACQWSEEKKTLNWNDRKKELIEIINKYKKSNGQYDCIVPVSGGKDSSYVSYKLKNEYGINPLTITVKPGIVFDIGEENLTNFISSGYDNITIRPNLKVLKQVDKIGFIEFGRPMLGWQTIIQAFIPKIAKNFNIQMIFYGENGEIEYGGSTKNKNVPYGSFEFVKNILLSDTYNRIINSGIDNNDLEMYKFDEDIIFGKSKVLSLYWSYFEPWDSYRNFKIAEKYCGLTSKKSQEGSTYNDYSQNDTSLYDLHTYLMYLKFGFGRASQDAGIDIRRGAISRKEAIELVIKYDGIFPEIYLEGYLKYYDLTKEEFDNIIDKWANKDLFFKKDGVWIPKFKVGNDFQIG
- a CDS encoding oxidoreductase gives rise to the protein MIVLKDKVVVITGGAGLIGKEFVKAVVENNGMAIIADINEELGLKARLNLSRELNTANIDFIKVDITSKNSLNSCIDYLDNKYKKIDALVNNAYPRNKNYSKHFFDVEYEDFVQNLGLNLGGYFIASQQFVLYFKKQGYGNIINIGSIYGVVAPRFEIYKDTHMTTPVEYAAIKSGLIHLTKYMAKYFKGMNIKVNALSPGGIFDNQPEPFLEKYKDQCLNKGMLNNSDLKGTLVYLLSDMSRYVNGQNIVVDDGFSL